From the Streptomyces pluripotens genome, one window contains:
- the glgB gene encoding 1,4-alpha-glucan branching enzyme translates to MTSKKPAALAPAAVDTADRERLLNGAHHDPHSVLGAHPVPGGVAVRAFRPSARTVTVDCGRLRAELHDDGDGFFSGLLPLAEIPSYRLLVAYDGTVHETEDAYRFPPTLGELDLHLIGEGRHEQLWRALGAHVTTQQGVPGTRFAVWAPNARGVRVTGGFSFWDGTGFPMRSLGSTGVWELFVPGIGEGEPYKFEITSRDGRRFLKADPMARRAEVPPDTASIVHASHHEWGDGGWMARRGDTPVHEAPFSVYEVHLPSWRPGLDYRRLAKELPAYVSTMGFTHVELMPVAEHPFGGSWGYQVTSYYAPTSRLGTPDDFKYLVDALHQAGIGVIMDWVPAHFPKDDWALARFDGDPLYEPGDSRRAEHPDWGTYEFDYGRTEVRNFLVANAVYWCEEFHIDGLRVDAVASMLYLDYSRDSGQWEPNVFGGRENLDAMAFLQEMNATVYRRCPGVVTIAEESTAWDGVTRPTDSGGLGFGLKWNMGWMHDSLQYMQKEPVHRKYHHNEMTFSMVYAYSENYVLPISHDEVVHGKQSLVSKMPGDWWQRRANHRAYLGFMWAHPGKQLLFMGQEFAQGAEWNEAHGPDWWLLDASYGGGADHRGVRDLVRNLNALYRVTPALWQQDADPDGFQWITGDAADDNVFAFLRRDADGNLLLAVSHLAPLVRPDYRLGVPEHVPAWLEVLNTDASGYGGSGVTNPDVVKPEPHPWHGRPASIRLTLPPLATVWLRPA, encoded by the coding sequence GTGACGTCCAAGAAGCCGGCCGCCCTGGCCCCCGCCGCCGTCGACACCGCTGATCGCGAGCGGCTGCTCAACGGCGCCCATCACGACCCGCACTCCGTCCTCGGTGCCCACCCGGTCCCGGGTGGAGTCGCCGTGCGGGCGTTCCGCCCGTCCGCGCGAACGGTCACCGTGGACTGCGGACGTCTGCGGGCGGAACTACACGACGACGGGGACGGCTTCTTCTCGGGGCTGCTCCCCCTCGCCGAGATCCCCTCCTACCGGCTGCTCGTGGCGTACGACGGCACGGTCCACGAGACCGAGGACGCCTACCGGTTCCCGCCCACCCTCGGTGAGCTGGACCTGCACCTGATCGGCGAGGGCCGGCACGAACAGTTGTGGCGAGCGCTCGGCGCGCACGTCACCACCCAGCAGGGCGTGCCCGGCACCCGGTTCGCGGTGTGGGCGCCAAACGCACGGGGGGTCCGGGTCACGGGCGGCTTCTCCTTCTGGGACGGCACCGGCTTTCCGATGCGCTCTCTCGGCTCCACGGGTGTCTGGGAACTGTTCGTACCGGGCATCGGTGAGGGGGAGCCGTACAAGTTCGAGATCACGTCCCGGGACGGCCGCCGGTTCCTCAAGGCGGACCCGATGGCACGGCGTGCCGAGGTGCCGCCGGACACGGCTTCGATCGTGCACGCCTCGCACCACGAGTGGGGTGACGGAGGGTGGATGGCCCGCCGTGGTGATACTCCGGTGCACGAAGCGCCGTTCTCCGTGTACGAGGTTCACCTGCCCTCCTGGCGCCCTGGGCTGGACTACCGCCGGCTGGCCAAGGAGCTTCCCGCCTACGTCAGCACGATGGGTTTCACGCACGTGGAGCTGATGCCGGTCGCCGAGCATCCCTTCGGCGGCTCCTGGGGCTACCAGGTCACCTCCTACTACGCCCCCACCTCCCGGCTGGGTACACCGGACGACTTCAAGTACCTGGTCGACGCGCTGCACCAGGCCGGCATCGGCGTGATCATGGACTGGGTACCGGCGCACTTCCCCAAGGACGACTGGGCCCTGGCCCGCTTCGACGGCGACCCGCTCTACGAACCCGGGGACTCCCGACGCGCCGAGCATCCCGACTGGGGCACGTACGAGTTCGACTACGGCCGCACCGAGGTCCGCAACTTCCTCGTCGCCAACGCCGTCTACTGGTGCGAGGAGTTCCACATCGACGGCCTGCGCGTGGACGCCGTCGCCTCGATGCTCTACCTCGACTACTCACGCGACTCCGGCCAGTGGGAACCGAACGTCTTCGGCGGCCGGGAGAACCTCGACGCCATGGCCTTCCTGCAGGAGATGAACGCCACCGTCTACCGACGCTGCCCCGGCGTGGTCACCATCGCCGAGGAATCCACGGCGTGGGACGGCGTGACCCGGCCCACCGACAGCGGCGGACTCGGCTTCGGCCTGAAGTGGAACATGGGCTGGATGCACGACTCGCTCCAGTACATGCAGAAGGAGCCGGTGCACCGCAAGTACCACCACAACGAGATGACGTTCTCGATGGTCTACGCCTACAGCGAGAACTACGTCCTGCCGATCTCCCACGACGAAGTCGTCCACGGCAAGCAGTCCCTGGTGTCGAAGATGCCGGGCGACTGGTGGCAGCGGCGCGCCAACCACCGCGCCTACCTGGGCTTCATGTGGGCCCACCCGGGCAAACAACTACTCTTCATGGGCCAGGAGTTCGCCCAAGGCGCCGAATGGAACGAGGCACACGGCCCCGACTGGTGGCTGCTCGATGCGTCCTACGGCGGCGGGGCCGACCACCGGGGAGTGCGGGACCTGGTCCGGAATCTGAACGCGCTGTACCGGGTGACGCCCGCGCTGTGGCAGCAGGACGCCGACCCGGACGGCTTCCAGTGGATCACCGGGGACGCGGCGGACGACAACGTCTTCGCCTTCCTGCGCCGCGATGCCGACGGCAACCTGCTGCTCGCCGTCTCCCACCTGGCCCCGCTGGTCCGACCCGACTACCGCCTCGGCGTTCCCGAGCACGTACCGGCCTGGCTGGAAGTGCTCAACACCGATGCCAGCGGCTACGGCGGCAGCGGCGTCACCAACCCGGACGTCGTCAAACCAGAGCCCCACCCCTGGCACGGCCGCCCGGCGAGCATCCGGCTGACCCTGCCGCCACTGGCGACGGTGTGGCTGCGACCGGCTTGA
- a CDS encoding maltokinase N-terminal cap-like domain-containing protein: protein MAKAVTPSSATAPHRLLASLDPLLRTWLPSQRWFAGKGRPVTGFTAVAATELLPPGHRRLGLYHLILRIHQPPVPGAPPHPGDCYQLLIGVRETLPPRLAPALIGHLEDGPLAGHAAYEALYDPRPAEVLLEGLRSQARIGGLRFERDPRQEIRGGLVARLMTAEQSNSSIVYGDTFILKLLRRVVPGINPDLEIPLALARAGCPRVPAPVAWLRAGLGGDTGESCVLAVLQPFVSGATDGWELALRELAKGEDFAVEAQALGRATAEVHTALARALPTVTVGHTQLGSLVDGMTERLAAAVRAVPALRSYEPGLRSAYRALSALGAGGRTWTAQRVHGDLHLGQCLRSPSGDWLLIDFEGEPARPLAERRTPQPPVRDVAGMLRSFDYAAHSATPPVPGWASTCRAAYCSGYAEVSGRDPRTDPVLLRAYETDKAVYEVVYEARHRPDWLPVPLSAIRRLATCDPA from the coding sequence ATGGCGAAAGCAGTCACCCCTTCTAGCGCCACCGCTCCCCACCGGCTCCTCGCCTCGCTGGATCCCCTGCTGCGAACATGGCTGCCCAGCCAGCGCTGGTTCGCGGGCAAGGGACGCCCGGTCACCGGGTTCACCGCCGTGGCCGCCACCGAACTGCTGCCCCCCGGCCACCGCAGGCTGGGCCTGTATCACCTGATCCTGCGCATCCACCAGCCGCCGGTGCCAGGTGCGCCGCCGCACCCCGGCGACTGCTACCAGCTCCTCATAGGCGTGCGCGAGACGCTGCCGCCCCGGCTGGCGCCCGCGCTGATCGGACACCTGGAAGACGGGCCGCTCGCCGGACACGCGGCGTACGAGGCCCTGTACGACCCCCGGCCCGCCGAAGTGCTCCTGGAGGGGCTGCGCTCCCAGGCCCGCATCGGCGGGCTGCGGTTCGAGCGCGATCCGCGCCAGGAGATCCGCGGGGGTCTCGTGGCCCGGCTGATGACCGCCGAGCAGTCCAACTCCTCGATCGTTTACGGAGACACGTTCATCCTGAAGCTCTTACGCCGGGTCGTGCCCGGTATCAACCCCGACCTGGAGATACCCCTCGCCCTGGCCCGCGCGGGCTGCCCCCGGGTACCCGCGCCGGTCGCATGGCTGCGGGCCGGATTGGGCGGGGACACCGGGGAGTCCTGTGTCTTGGCCGTGCTCCAGCCGTTCGTGAGTGGCGCCACCGACGGCTGGGAGCTGGCGCTCCGGGAGCTCGCCAAGGGGGAGGACTTCGCCGTCGAGGCGCAGGCGCTGGGCCGGGCCACCGCGGAGGTGCACACCGCCCTCGCCCGCGCGCTGCCGACGGTCACCGTCGGCCACACCCAACTGGGCTCACTGGTCGACGGCATGACCGAGCGACTGGCGGCGGCCGTCCGGGCGGTGCCGGCGTTGCGGTCGTACGAGCCCGGGCTGCGCTCGGCGTACCGAGCGCTGTCCGCCCTCGGCGCCGGAGGCCGTACCTGGACCGCCCAGCGGGTGCACGGCGACCTGCACCTCGGGCAGTGCCTGCGCTCACCGTCCGGCGACTGGTTGCTGATCGACTTCGAGGGCGAGCCGGCCCGACCGCTGGCCGAGCGCCGTACGCCGCAGCCGCCGGTGCGGGACGTCGCGGGGATGCTTCGCTCCTTCGACTACGCCGCCCACTCCGCGACTCCGCCCGTCCCGGGCTGGGCGAGCACCTGCCGGGCCGCCTACTGCTCGGGGTACGCGGAGGTGTCCGGCCGTGATCCGCGCACCGATCCGGTGCTGCTGCGGGCGTACGAGACCGACAAGGCGGTCTACGAGGTCGTCTACGAGGCCCGGCACCGCCCCGACTGGCTCCCCGTACCGCTCTCGGCGATCCGCCGCCTCGCCACGTGCGATCCGGCCTGA
- the treS gene encoding maltose alpha-D-glucosyltransferase, translating into MIVNEPVPDTFEDTPAGDRDPDWFKRAVFYEVLVRSFQDSNGDGIGDLKGLTAKLDYLQWLGVDCLWLPPFFKSPLRDGGYDVSDYTSVLPEFGDLADFVEFVDAAHQRGIRVIIDFVMNHTSDQHPWFQESRRDPDGPYGDYYVWADDDKQFPGARIIFVDTEASNWTYDPVRKQYYWHRFFSHQPDLNYENPAVQEEIISALKFWLDLGIDGFRLDAVPYLYQQEGTNCENLPATHEFLRRVRKEIDAQYPDKVLLAEANQWPEDVVDYFGDYAAGGDECHMAFHFPVMPRIFMAVRRESRYPVSEILAKTPAIPSGCQWGIFLRNHDELTLEMVTDEERDYMWAEYAKDPRMRANIGIRRRLAPLLDNDRNQIELFTALLLSLPGSPILYYGDEIGMGDNIWLGDRDAVRTPMQWTPDRNAGFSSCDPGRLYLPTIMDPVYGYQVTNVEASMSSPSSLLHWTRRMIEIRKQNPAFGLGTYTELPSSNPAVLAFLREYEDDLVLCVHNFSRFAQPTELDLSRFGGRYPIELFGGVRFPAVGELPYLLTLAGHGFYWFGLRREAA; encoded by the coding sequence ATGATCGTCAACGAACCCGTCCCGGACACCTTCGAGGACACTCCGGCGGGAGACCGGGACCCGGACTGGTTCAAACGCGCCGTCTTCTACGAGGTCCTGGTCCGTTCCTTCCAGGACAGCAACGGCGACGGCATCGGCGACCTGAAGGGCCTGACCGCCAAACTCGACTATCTGCAGTGGCTGGGCGTGGACTGCCTGTGGCTTCCGCCGTTCTTCAAGTCACCGCTGCGGGACGGTGGTTACGACGTCTCCGACTACACCTCCGTGCTGCCCGAATTCGGTGACCTCGCCGACTTCGTGGAGTTCGTGGACGCCGCGCACCAGCGCGGTATCCGCGTGATCATCGACTTCGTCATGAACCACACCAGCGACCAGCACCCGTGGTTCCAGGAGTCGAGACGGGATCCGGACGGTCCGTACGGGGACTACTACGTCTGGGCCGACGACGACAAGCAGTTCCCGGGCGCGCGGATCATCTTCGTCGACACCGAGGCCTCCAACTGGACGTACGACCCGGTACGCAAGCAGTACTACTGGCATCGCTTCTTCTCGCACCAGCCGGACCTCAACTACGAGAACCCGGCCGTGCAGGAGGAGATCATCTCCGCGCTGAAGTTCTGGCTGGATCTCGGCATCGACGGGTTCCGGCTGGACGCGGTGCCCTACCTGTACCAACAGGAAGGCACCAACTGCGAGAATCTGCCGGCGACCCACGAGTTCCTCAGGCGGGTGCGCAAGGAGATCGACGCCCAGTACCCCGACAAGGTGCTGCTGGCGGAGGCCAACCAGTGGCCGGAGGACGTGGTCGACTACTTCGGCGACTACGCCGCCGGCGGCGACGAGTGCCACATGGCGTTCCACTTCCCCGTGATGCCACGCATCTTCATGGCCGTACGACGCGAGTCCCGCTACCCCGTCTCCGAGATCCTCGCCAAGACACCGGCCATCCCCTCCGGTTGCCAGTGGGGCATCTTCCTGCGCAATCACGACGAGCTGACCCTCGAAATGGTCACCGACGAGGAACGCGACTACATGTGGGCCGAGTACGCCAAGGACCCACGGATGCGCGCCAACATCGGCATCCGCCGCCGGCTCGCGCCCCTGCTCGACAACGACCGCAACCAGATCGAGCTGTTCACCGCGCTGCTGCTCTCCCTGCCCGGCTCGCCCATCCTCTACTACGGTGACGAGATCGGCATGGGGGACAACATCTGGCTCGGCGACCGCGACGCCGTACGCACCCCCATGCAGTGGACCCCCGACCGCAACGCCGGCTTCTCGTCCTGCGATCCAGGACGCCTCTACCTCCCCACGATCATGGACCCGGTCTACGGCTACCAGGTCACCAACGTCGAAGCCTCCATGTCCTCCCCGTCCAGCCTGCTGCACTGGACGCGCCGCATGATCGAGATCCGCAAGCAGAATCCCGCCTTCGGACTGGGGACCTACACCGAACTACCCTCGTCCAACCCGGCAGTGCTCGCCTTCCTGCGCGAGTACGAGGACGACCTCGTCCTGTGCGTCCACAACTTCTCCCGCTTCGCCCAGCCCACCGAGCTGGACCTGAGCCGGTTCGGCGGGAGGTACCCGATCGAGCTGTTCGGCGGGGTGCGTTTCCCGGCGGTCGGCGAACTGCCGTACCTGCTCACCCTCGCCGGGCACGGCTTCTACTGGTTCGGGCTGCGCCGCGAGGCGGCCTAG
- a CDS encoding alpha-1,4-glucan--maltose-1-phosphate maltosyltransferase, whose amino-acid sequence MPARHHSSAPPTSNKAAGRKSATSAAAKAGRTSRPAPSPAGAGAGAGAGTTVGRIPVLDVRPVVQHGRRPAKAVAGEAFEVSATVFREGHDAVAANVVLRDPAGRPGPWTPMRELAPGTDRWGAMVTAGEPGRFTYTVEAWSDPLGTWRQHALIKIPAGIDTGLVLEEGALLYERAAGGVPSSQRSSVLEAVAALRDEGRPPASRLAAVLAPEVEALLARYPLRELVTASDPMPLLVERERALYGSWYEFFPRSEGTVEQPHGTLRTAARRLGPIADMGFDVVYLPPVHPIGTTFRKGPNNSLAAGPQDVGVPWAIGSPEGGHDAVHPDLGTVEDFGFFVGEANRLGLEVALDFALQCSPDHPWVHKHPEWFPHRPDGSIAYAENPPKKYQDIYPVAFDADLDGLVAESVRILRHWMGHGVRIFRVDNPHTKPVVFWERVISEVNRRDPDVIFLAEAFTRPAMMHALAQIGFQQSYTYFTWRNGKQELTEYLTELSGEAAAYMRPNLFANTPDILHAYLQHGGRPAFEVRAVLAATLSPAWGIYSGYELCENTPLHEGSEEYRDSEKYQLKPRDWEAAARTGRTIAPLITKLNTIRRQHPALQRLRNLRFHQTDNDAVIAYSKSTAADTVIVVVNLDPHHTQEATVSLDMPQLGLDWHTALSVHDELTGETYHWGRANYVRLEPGHRPAHIFTVLRPSTPQIGGSPTT is encoded by the coding sequence ATGCCCGCCAGGCACCACTCGTCAGCACCCCCGACAAGTAACAAGGCGGCCGGGCGGAAATCCGCCACATCCGCCGCAGCGAAGGCCGGGCGCACGTCCCGGCCCGCCCCGTCCCCAGCCGGTGCCGGTGCCGGTGCCGGTGCCGGCACCACCGTCGGCCGTATCCCCGTCCTCGACGTGCGTCCCGTGGTCCAGCACGGGCGCAGGCCCGCCAAAGCAGTAGCCGGTGAAGCGTTCGAGGTGTCGGCCACCGTGTTCCGGGAGGGACACGACGCCGTCGCGGCGAACGTGGTGCTGCGCGACCCGGCGGGCAGGCCCGGTCCCTGGACGCCGATGCGGGAACTCGCCCCGGGCACCGACCGCTGGGGCGCCATGGTCACGGCGGGCGAACCCGGCCGCTTCACCTACACGGTGGAGGCCTGGTCCGACCCGCTCGGCACCTGGCGGCAGCACGCCCTGATCAAGATCCCGGCGGGCATCGACACCGGCCTGGTCCTGGAGGAGGGTGCCCTGCTGTACGAACGTGCGGCCGGTGGAGTCCCCAGCTCACAACGGTCGTCCGTGCTGGAGGCGGTGGCGGCCCTGCGGGACGAGGGCCGCCCACCCGCCTCCCGGCTGGCCGCGGTGTTGGCGCCGGAGGTGGAGGCGTTGCTGGCCCGGTATCCGCTGCGGGAGCTGGTCACCGCGTCCGACCCGATGCCGCTGCTGGTGGAGCGGGAACGCGCCCTGTATGGCTCCTGGTACGAGTTCTTCCCGCGTTCGGAGGGCACTGTCGAGCAGCCGCACGGCACCTTGCGCACGGCTGCCCGCCGGCTGGGGCCGATCGCGGACATGGGCTTCGACGTGGTGTACCTGCCGCCCGTGCACCCGATCGGCACCACGTTCCGCAAGGGACCCAACAACAGCCTTGCCGCGGGCCCGCAGGACGTGGGCGTGCCGTGGGCGATCGGTTCCCCGGAGGGCGGGCACGATGCGGTCCACCCGGACCTGGGCACGGTGGAGGACTTCGGCTTCTTCGTCGGCGAGGCGAATCGGCTGGGTTTGGAGGTTGCCCTGGACTTCGCGTTGCAGTGCTCGCCGGACCATCCTTGGGTGCACAAGCATCCGGAGTGGTTCCCTCACCGGCCGGACGGCTCGATCGCGTACGCGGAGAACCCGCCGAAGAAGTACCAGGACATCTATCCCGTCGCCTTCGACGCTGACCTGGACGGTCTGGTCGCGGAGTCGGTGCGGATCCTGCGGCACTGGATGGGGCACGGGGTCCGGATCTTCCGCGTCGACAACCCGCACACCAAGCCGGTGGTGTTCTGGGAGCGGGTCATCTCGGAGGTCAACCGCAGGGACCCGGACGTGATCTTCCTGGCGGAGGCCTTCACCCGCCCGGCGATGATGCACGCCCTGGCGCAGATCGGTTTCCAGCAGTCGTACACGTACTTCACCTGGCGCAACGGCAAGCAGGAGCTGACGGAGTACCTGACGGAGCTGTCCGGTGAGGCGGCGGCCTACATGCGGCCGAACCTGTTCGCCAACACCCCCGACATCCTGCACGCCTACCTCCAGCACGGTGGACGGCCGGCCTTCGAGGTCCGGGCGGTGCTCGCCGCCACCCTCTCCCCGGCGTGGGGCATCTACAGCGGCTACGAACTGTGCGAGAACACCCCGCTCCACGAGGGCAGCGAGGAGTACCGGGACTCGGAGAAGTACCAGCTCAAGCCACGCGACTGGGAGGCCGCCGCGCGCACCGGGCGGACCATCGCCCCGCTCATCACCAAGCTGAACACCATCCGGCGGCAGCACCCCGCGCTGCAACGCCTGCGGAACCTACGCTTCCACCAGACCGACAACGACGCGGTGATCGCCTACAGCAAGAGCACCGCAGCGGACACGGTCATCGTGGTCGTCAATCTCGATCCCCACCACACCCAGGAGGCCACGGTCTCGTTGGACATGCCGCAACTCGGCCTGGACTGGCACACCGCCCTGTCCGTGCACGACGAACTGACGGGCGAGACGTATCACTGGGGCAGGGCCAACTACGTGCGTCTCGAACCGGGTCACAGGCCCGCGCATATCTTCACCGTCCTGCGACCGTCCACCCCGCAGATCGGAGGGTCACCCACAACATGA
- a CDS encoding glycosyltransferase family 1 protein, producing MKAIRRFTVRPVLPAPLRPLSDLARNLRWSWHTETRDLFQSIDPEAWAAAEGDPVRLLGRVCPARLAELAGDRRFRRRLTAVADDLDDYLAGERWYQSQTDGLPAAVAYFSPEFGITAALPQYSGGLGILAGDHLKAASDLGVPLIGVGLLYRHGYFRQSLSRDGWQQEHYPVLDPNELPLRQLTQADGAPAQVSLALPGGKALHARIWLAQVGRVPLLMLDSDVEENDLGERGVTDRLYGGGSEHRLLQEMLLGIGGVRAVRMYCRLTGHPEPEVFHTNEGHAGFLGLERIAELCSAGLDFDAALEAVRGGTVFTTHTPVPAGIDRFDRELVVRHFGPDAELPGIDVRRILALGKETYPGGEPNLFNMAVMGLRLAQRANGVSLLHGQVSREMFAGLWPGFDAEEVPITSVTNGVHAPTWVAPEVFRLGARQIGAQRAEDALAVGGSERWDSVADIPDQEVWELRRTLREQLVVEVRARLHASWQQRGAGNAELGWIDNVLDPEVLTIGFARRVPSYKRLTLMLRDRDRLMELLSHPERPIQIVVAGKAHPADDSGKRLVQELVRFADDPRVRHRIVFLPDYGMGMAQKLYPGCDVWLNNPLRPLEACGTSGMKAALNGCLNLSVLDGWWDEWFRPDFGWAIPTADGADTGSDRRDDIEAAALYDLLERRVAPCFYERGRGGLPDRWIEMVRQTLTLLGPKVLAGRMVREYVGRLYVPAAQAHRALTPDVARELAAWKTRVRAAWPGVSVDHVETTAPTATAELGTTVGLRVRVGLGELTPDDVEVQAVSGRVDAEDRITDATVVPLKPTGAPDLEGRLLYEGPLALDRTGAYGYTVRILPSHRLLASAAELGLAAVPPEEVVEGAGVLLR from the coding sequence GTGAAGGCGATTCGTCGGTTCACCGTCCGTCCCGTTCTCCCCGCCCCCCTCCGGCCGCTGAGTGACCTGGCGCGCAATCTGCGCTGGTCCTGGCACACGGAAACGCGCGACCTGTTCCAATCCATCGATCCCGAAGCCTGGGCCGCCGCCGAGGGCGACCCGGTGCGGCTGCTGGGCAGGGTGTGCCCGGCACGACTGGCCGAACTGGCCGGGGACCGGCGCTTCCGGCGCCGTCTGACCGCGGTCGCGGATGACCTCGACGACTATCTGGCCGGCGAGCGCTGGTACCAGTCGCAGACCGACGGCCTGCCCGCCGCCGTCGCCTACTTCTCCCCGGAGTTCGGCATCACGGCGGCGCTGCCCCAGTACTCGGGCGGCCTCGGCATCCTCGCCGGCGACCATCTGAAGGCGGCCAGCGACCTCGGCGTACCGTTGATCGGGGTGGGACTGCTTTACCGACACGGGTACTTCCGGCAGAGTCTGTCCCGCGACGGCTGGCAGCAGGAGCACTATCCGGTGCTCGACCCCAACGAGCTGCCCCTCCGCCAGTTGACTCAGGCCGATGGCGCCCCGGCACAGGTCTCGCTCGCCCTGCCGGGCGGCAAGGCGCTGCACGCCCGCATCTGGCTGGCTCAGGTGGGCCGGGTGCCGCTGCTGATGCTCGATTCGGACGTGGAGGAGAACGACCTCGGCGAACGCGGAGTCACCGACCGGCTCTACGGCGGCGGCAGCGAGCACCGACTGTTGCAGGAGATGCTGCTCGGCATAGGGGGTGTGCGGGCGGTACGGATGTACTGCCGGCTCACCGGGCACCCGGAGCCGGAGGTGTTCCACACCAACGAAGGGCATGCCGGGTTCCTCGGTCTCGAACGGATCGCCGAATTGTGCTCTGCTGGACTGGACTTCGACGCGGCCCTGGAGGCGGTGCGCGGCGGGACGGTGTTCACCACGCACACCCCGGTTCCCGCGGGCATCGACCGCTTCGACCGGGAGCTGGTCGTCCGGCACTTCGGTCCAGACGCCGAACTCCCCGGCATCGACGTGCGCCGGATCCTGGCGCTGGGCAAGGAGACGTACCCGGGCGGCGAGCCGAACCTGTTCAACATGGCCGTGATGGGGCTCCGGTTGGCGCAGCGGGCCAACGGGGTGTCGCTGTTGCACGGTCAGGTCAGCCGCGAGATGTTCGCGGGGCTGTGGCCGGGATTCGACGCCGAGGAGGTGCCGATCACTTCTGTGACCAATGGAGTGCACGCGCCGACCTGGGTGGCGCCGGAGGTGTTCCGGCTGGGTGCCCGGCAGATCGGTGCCCAACGGGCCGAGGACGCACTGGCGGTGGGCGGCTCCGAACGCTGGGACTCGGTCGCGGACATCCCGGACCAGGAGGTCTGGGAGCTGCGCCGCACCCTGCGTGAGCAGCTGGTGGTGGAGGTGCGGGCGCGACTGCATGCCTCCTGGCAGCAACGAGGAGCCGGCAACGCCGAGTTGGGCTGGATCGACAATGTCCTCGATCCGGAGGTCTTGACGATCGGCTTCGCCCGCAGGGTCCCGTCGTACAAGCGCTTGACGTTGATGCTCCGAGACCGTGACCGTCTGATGGAGCTGCTGTCACATCCGGAGCGGCCGATCCAGATCGTGGTCGCGGGCAAGGCACACCCGGCGGACGACAGCGGCAAGCGCCTGGTCCAGGAGCTGGTCCGGTTCGCCGACGACCCGCGGGTCCGCCACCGCATCGTCTTCCTCCCCGACTACGGCATGGGGATGGCGCAGAAGCTCTACCCCGGCTGTGACGTGTGGCTGAACAACCCCTTGCGCCCCCTGGAGGCCTGCGGCACGTCCGGTATGAAGGCCGCGCTCAACGGTTGCCTCAACCTCTCGGTTCTGGACGGTTGGTGGGACGAGTGGTTCCGGCCGGACTTCGGCTGGGCCATTCCGACCGCGGACGGCGCCGACACCGGTTCCGACCGGCGTGACGACATCGAGGCGGCAGCGCTGTACGACCTCCTGGAGCGACGGGTGGCCCCGTGCTTCTATGAGCGCGGACGCGGCGGACTGCCCGACCGCTGGATCGAGATGGTCCGTCAGACCCTCACCCTGCTCGGTCCCAAGGTGCTGGCGGGCCGCATGGTCCGCGAGTACGTCGGCCGGCTCTACGTGCCCGCAGCGCAGGCACACCGGGCACTGACCCCGGACGTGGCGAGGGAACTGGCCGCCTGGAAGACCCGGGTGCGGGCGGCCTGGCCCGGGGTGAGCGTGGACCACGTGGAGACGACCGCGCCGACGGCCACGGCGGAGTTGGGCACCACCGTGGGGCTCAGGGTCCGTGTCGGCCTGGGCGAGCTGACTCCGGACGATGTCGAGGTCCAGGCGGTATCGGGCCGGGTGGACGCCGAGGACCGCATCACCGACGCGACGGTGGTTCCGCTGAAGCCGACCGGAGCCCCGGACTTGGAGGGCCGCCTGCTGTACGAGGGCCCCCTGGCCCTGGACCGCACCGGTGCCTATGGCTACACAGTCCGCATTCTCCCGTCCCACCGCCTGCTGGCCTCCGCCGCCGAGTTGGGGCTGGCGGCGGTACCGCCGGAGGAGGTGGTGGAGGGGGCGGGGGTGCTGCTGCGCTGA